Proteins from one methanogenic archaeon mixed culture ISO4-G1 genomic window:
- a CDS encoding oligosaccharyl transferase, protein MRKFGKESTASPGGDRESGNGWLQSHCVLAVAIVGVIALLLRMVFVYGVSAGAGFALSGGSEAQYHLHVVESILNGSFIFGADAAINYPIGGLNVNPPLYDLIAAALGALIGPSASLAVLAPIFGALTVFPVYLIGKELRDYKVGFIAAVIYGLMALPIVSSVFSNGTEYAFVAFLFVLFTLAMIKVVRKINDRELAKKELLVAGILLGLIALSWNGFRAVLVILIVIMVIQMLIDRFNSKDFSVAFYSYSLIMIIGVAMAAIYYVPANLWDAVFSGPALITIIAVAFGFVFKALESKPWIFVIPGLIIAFAVIAVVLYLVAPDYCTALLVGNPVYASDIMNELARVGISMSKMSAYYGWVLMWMPAILGLYEFYVYAMKDRSHTQLFLTMWLLVGWFFSWTSYGAAVVFGSVFAVSSSIVLVKVITKANLRQWVADMKAAGFPGFLRKLIKPLPFLSVLITAFLVVAPGVVNAVDAGISSNEDYGYFGYGNTTFTVATGDNYPVEYVLHELDGLGDDSKAVVSWIDYSADLAAHGYNAVNDPKGAGAVASAEIFLANGSVGANAAQMVRIMLGNNIDFSSSFVGYTDTLAALENYIKNPETATAFIDANPDRFGSVRSDMDTESAVYLVCVDRILTDITAIDISNIYASMCQKAGNNIGYYVLDASMLPLAYGDGNSLSTIAYFAGYSIDGNGAANQFYSYLTYYSNYPAIATTALYDTFLWKAVIGLTPSDAGYSSSFDYLYSLSSSNGSVKPLPGFGLDGYRVFSWFVKYNPDPKAAANADGWFYMDQVAAEEQQKEEGGIINYLSSVIILERDSIVGTEVMSGTVVDEAGNPLSGITVRVSGYSEEYNQNVLFSECKTTKDGKFSVYKPASATVTFKNGDAKLVPASIGEQVVINSSSFTTTIVTGEYASYLYVLKSGEREYHINSVSMIIDSDNAVDLSGEPALIVPGTYTYELRDNTATAVSSGTVTLYPGDNSGLRIEPKTYNVTATVKDNNGVLVDECLLVATNKNTGDRFSTVVKDGNAVIKLPSATYTFSLAVGYITNDTTSLSVTSDKTLSLTAYPANDVAISGAENVIVTATAGTYSTYGFGSYIILPAAVDGSESEISLYGADAENVYYGVYTSGDSITMTSGKAYTVTGSIGEAGTVKFITSDGVVITATAGDDGKFSVRLMAGTYTVWAANKSNNKAYIGTAEITDGKDLGTLTLTGARKITSTYQYASGTSKGNVGIAYTPITATFAYDSKPYSFTVSSDTSGKAVFVLPSDATGVTVMAGTGSIDNAKFKADGLTKDVADGTTDTSVAINIAKENVVQRSVTAPYPMTLKPYSGGDEFDFVGTMDLQPGQYTAKVSGSTGHYFSGTVYLYPGMNELSGLNVVDVNVVDIVKNELDTITVEGDKSYYHDGNEYYFEVGGEFFIKSSNGSTGNVKYGYVNGPVAELDMTTESKLMQITGYVGAVADGTVRISYDDVVIETKVSSGAFSVDLPSDVTTAVFTAEVTKTVGSTKYGYTGYAEANALTDDSIVNINVTNDDSILTYTDDLDARLDLVSFSGGVAKVGVTVFNNTDTAQTYVITSGSAWDLDGSVIVTVAANSSMAVNVNGHYEQHTLGIGSYGATITVADFNGVAKSKTIDIIAGTTDGSTAGITMTVAKDEGSINKDRISGSEYMYALTFKNEGAAAKVTIDAEVDGDYGLALMGADGAIIADSPYDFVIPAKDTAVVYVKVMAKVSTMTDVPEVTVTTSLSGDAKTLTPSSIDLTVDSMTVSGDKAVDQKSGIPLGVWFIFGISILLLILIVWMGSKRGVFSRK, encoded by the coding sequence ATGCGCAAATTCGGAAAAGAGTCAACCGCCTCCCCTGGAGGTGACCGCGAAAGCGGTAATGGGTGGTTGCAGAGCCACTGTGTTCTGGCCGTTGCCATCGTCGGAGTAATAGCATTGCTTCTGAGGATGGTCTTCGTATACGGCGTTTCCGCTGGTGCAGGTTTTGCACTGTCCGGCGGATCTGAGGCACAATATCATCTGCACGTAGTCGAAAGCATACTCAACGGAAGCTTCATCTTCGGAGCCGACGCTGCTATCAATTATCCCATCGGTGGACTCAACGTCAACCCTCCGCTGTACGATCTCATCGCAGCAGCGCTGGGAGCGCTCATCGGACCGTCAGCCTCACTCGCCGTCCTCGCACCTATCTTCGGTGCGCTCACAGTCTTCCCCGTGTACCTCATCGGTAAGGAGCTCAGGGACTACAAGGTCGGCTTCATCGCGGCGGTCATCTACGGTCTCATGGCGTTACCCATCGTTTCGTCGGTGTTCTCCAACGGAACCGAGTACGCCTTTGTCGCATTCCTCTTCGTGCTCTTCACTCTGGCCATGATCAAGGTGGTCAGGAAGATCAACGACAGGGAACTGGCGAAGAAGGAACTCTTGGTGGCAGGCATCCTCCTCGGTCTCATCGCACTTTCCTGGAACGGATTCCGTGCGGTTCTGGTCATTCTGATCGTCATCATGGTCATCCAGATGCTCATCGACCGTTTCAACTCCAAGGACTTCAGCGTGGCGTTCTACTCGTACTCGCTGATCATGATCATCGGAGTCGCAATGGCTGCCATCTACTATGTCCCCGCCAACCTGTGGGATGCGGTTTTCTCCGGACCAGCCCTCATAACAATCATCGCGGTCGCCTTCGGATTCGTCTTCAAGGCGCTCGAGAGCAAGCCCTGGATCTTCGTGATCCCCGGCCTCATCATCGCATTCGCCGTCATCGCGGTCGTCCTCTATCTGGTGGCGCCCGACTACTGCACGGCGCTCCTCGTGGGCAACCCGGTCTACGCCAGCGACATAATGAACGAGCTGGCCAGGGTCGGAATCTCGATGTCCAAGATGTCCGCCTACTACGGATGGGTCCTGATGTGGATGCCCGCCATCCTCGGACTCTACGAGTTCTACGTATACGCCATGAAGGACCGTTCCCACACCCAGCTCTTCCTGACGATGTGGCTCCTGGTCGGATGGTTCTTCTCATGGACCTCCTACGGGGCGGCTGTCGTCTTCGGATCGGTGTTCGCGGTCTCATCATCCATCGTGCTGGTCAAGGTCATCACCAAGGCCAACCTGCGCCAGTGGGTCGCGGACATGAAGGCTGCCGGATTCCCCGGTTTCCTCAGGAAGCTCATCAAGCCCCTGCCCTTCCTGTCCGTCCTCATCACCGCATTCCTCGTCGTAGCCCCCGGAGTGGTCAACGCGGTCGACGCCGGAATCTCCTCCAACGAGGACTACGGATACTTCGGATACGGAAACACAACATTCACCGTCGCCACGGGCGACAACTATCCTGTCGAGTACGTGCTCCACGAGCTCGACGGCCTCGGAGACGACAGCAAGGCAGTCGTATCATGGATCGACTACTCCGCGGATCTGGCCGCACACGGTTACAATGCCGTCAACGACCCGAAGGGCGCAGGAGCGGTCGCTTCTGCCGAGATCTTCCTGGCCAACGGAAGCGTCGGAGCCAACGCGGCACAGATGGTCCGCATCATGCTCGGAAACAACATCGATTTCAGCTCGTCCTTCGTAGGGTACACGGACACCCTTGCGGCACTCGAGAACTACATCAAGAACCCCGAGACCGCCACGGCATTCATCGACGCCAACCCCGACAGGTTCGGAAGCGTCAGGTCCGACATGGACACCGAGAGCGCAGTGTACCTCGTCTGCGTCGACAGGATCCTCACGGACATCACGGCGATCGACATCTCCAACATCTACGCCAGCATGTGTCAGAAGGCAGGAAACAACATCGGATACTACGTCCTCGACGCATCGATGCTCCCGCTCGCATACGGTGACGGCAACTCGCTGTCCACCATCGCGTACTTCGCGGGTTACTCCATCGACGGAAACGGAGCTGCTAACCAGTTCTACTCCTACCTCACATACTACTCCAACTATCCCGCGATCGCGACCACCGCCCTGTACGACACCTTCCTCTGGAAGGCGGTCATCGGACTGACACCCAGCGATGCAGGATACTCGTCATCCTTCGACTACCTCTACAGCCTGTCGTCCAGCAACGGATCCGTCAAGCCCCTCCCGGGATTCGGACTCGATGGATACAGGGTTTTCAGCTGGTTCGTCAAGTACAACCCCGACCCGAAGGCAGCAGCCAACGCGGACGGATGGTTCTACATGGACCAGGTGGCGGCAGAGGAGCAGCAGAAGGAAGAGGGAGGAATCATCAACTACCTGTCATCCGTCATTATCCTCGAGCGCGATAGCATCGTCGGCACCGAGGTCATGAGCGGAACCGTCGTAGACGAGGCAGGAAACCCCCTGAGCGGAATCACCGTCAGGGTCAGCGGATACAGCGAGGAGTACAACCAGAACGTCCTGTTCTCCGAGTGCAAGACCACAAAGGACGGTAAGTTCTCGGTCTACAAGCCCGCAAGTGCCACCGTGACCTTCAAGAACGGAGATGCCAAGCTCGTCCCCGCATCCATCGGAGAGCAGGTCGTCATCAATTCGTCATCGTTCACCACAACGATCGTCACCGGCGAATATGCCAGCTACCTCTACGTTCTCAAGAGCGGAGAGAGGGAGTACCACATCAACTCCGTCAGTATGATTATCGACAGCGACAACGCGGTCGACCTCAGCGGAGAGCCCGCACTCATCGTGCCCGGAACGTACACCTACGAGCTCCGCGACAACACAGCGACAGCGGTCTCGTCCGGAACGGTCACACTGTACCCCGGAGACAACAGCGGCCTCAGGATCGAGCCCAAGACATACAACGTCACCGCGACCGTCAAGGACAACAACGGAGTCCTGGTCGATGAGTGCCTCCTGGTGGCCACCAACAAGAACACCGGAGATAGGTTCAGCACCGTCGTCAAGGACGGGAACGCGGTCATCAAGCTACCCAGCGCAACATACACGTTCTCGCTGGCGGTCGGTTACATCACCAACGACACGACGTCGCTTTCCGTCACATCCGACAAGACGCTCAGTCTCACCGCATACCCTGCGAACGACGTGGCCATCAGCGGTGCCGAGAATGTCATCGTCACGGCTACCGCAGGAACATACAGCACCTACGGATTCGGAAGCTACATCATCCTGCCCGCAGCGGTGGACGGATCCGAATCAGAGATCTCGCTCTATGGAGCGGACGCAGAGAACGTCTACTACGGAGTCTACACGTCCGGAGATTCGATCACGATGACCTCCGGAAAGGCCTACACGGTCACCGGATCCATCGGAGAGGCGGGAACGGTCAAGTTCATCACATCCGACGGAGTCGTCATCACGGCGACCGCCGGAGACGACGGAAAGTTCTCCGTCAGGCTCATGGCCGGAACATACACCGTATGGGCCGCCAACAAGAGCAACAACAAGGCCTACATCGGTACGGCCGAGATCACCGACGGCAAGGACCTCGGAACCCTCACGCTGACCGGTGCCAGGAAGATCACCAGCACATACCAATACGCAAGCGGAACCAGCAAGGGCAACGTCGGAATCGCATACACGCCGATCACGGCAACGTTCGCATACGACTCCAAGCCCTACTCCTTCACTGTGTCGTCCGACACCAGCGGAAAGGCAGTGTTCGTCCTGCCCTCGGATGCGACCGGAGTCACGGTCATGGCCGGAACCGGCAGCATCGACAACGCAAAGTTCAAGGCGGACGGCCTCACGAAGGACGTCGCCGACGGAACCACCGACACCTCGGTGGCCATCAACATCGCCAAGGAGAATGTCGTACAGAGGTCCGTCACTGCGCCCTATCCGATGACGCTCAAGCCCTACTCCGGAGGAGACGAGTTCGACTTCGTCGGAACCATGGACCTGCAGCCTGGACAGTACACCGCGAAGGTCAGCGGATCAACCGGACACTACTTCAGCGGAACCGTCTATCTCTACCCCGGAATGAACGAGCTCTCCGGACTGAACGTCGTCGACGTCAACGTCGTCGACATCGTCAAGAACGAGCTCGACACCATCACCGTCGAGGGAGACAAGTCATACTACCACGACGGCAACGAGTACTACTTCGAGGTCGGAGGAGAGTTCTTCATCAAGTCTTCGAACGGAAGCACTGGAAACGTCAAGTACGGATACGTCAACGGACCCGTCGCAGAGCTCGACATGACCACCGAGTCCAAGCTCATGCAGATTACCGGATACGTCGGCGCAGTCGCAGACGGAACCGTCAGGATCAGCTACGACGATGTCGTCATCGAGACCAAGGTCAGCAGCGGAGCGTTCTCCGTGGACCTCCCGTCCGATGTGACCACGGCGGTCTTCACCGCAGAGGTCACCAAGACCGTCGGCAGCACCAAGTACGGATACACCGGATACGCCGAAGCCAACGCGCTCACCGACGATTCCATCGTGAACATCAACGTCACGAACGATGATTCTATCCTCACATACACCGACGATCTGGACGCACGCCTCGATCTGGTCAGCTTCAGCGGAGGCGTCGCGAAGGTCGGAGTCACCGTGTTCAACAACACCGACACCGCCCAGACATACGTCATCACCAGCGGATCCGCATGGGACCTGGACGGCTCCGTCATCGTGACCGTAGCCGCGAACAGCAGCATGGCGGTCAACGTCAACGGACACTACGAGCAGCACACCCTGGGAATCGGTTCCTACGGAGCGACCATCACCGTCGCTGACTTCAACGGCGTGGCCAAATCCAAGACGATCGACATCATCGCAGGAACCACCGACGGATCCACCGCCGGAATCACCATGACCGTCGCCAAGGACGAGGGATCGATCAACAAGGACAGGATTTCCGGATCCGAGTACATGTATGCCTTGACCTTCAAGAACGAGGGAGCGGCGGCGAAGGTCACCATCGACGCAGAGGTCGACGGAGACTACGGACTCGCACTCATGGGCGCCGACGGAGCGATCATCGCCGATTCACCGTACGACTTCGTCATCCCGGCCAAGGACACCGCGGTCGTGTACGTCAAGGTCATGGCCAAGGTCAGCACGATGACCGATGTGCCCGAGGTCACGGTCACCACCTCGCTCTCGGGCGACGCGAAGACCCTGACGCCCTCATCCATCGACCTCACGGTCGATTCGATGACCGTGTCCGGTGACAAGGCCGTCGACCAGAAGTCGGGCATCCCGCTCGGAGTCTGGTTCATCTTCGGAATATCCATACTGCTGCTCATCCTCATTGTCTGGATGGGCTCCAAGAGGGGGGTGTTCTCACGCAAATGA
- a CDS encoding tRNA pseudouridine synthase TruA, with protein MKRVLVKIAYLGDDFNGSQIQPSGRTVESVVLEKLTVVMKLSPEELDLKFSSRTDKGVNALGNAIVFNSIFDDDGLMLKALNSIGRDIYFRSVCDVDRDFNVRYATGRVYRYVLPSEGMDLALARECADMFLGEHDFARFCKPDNKPTTANVESIDMREEDGLLIMEFRARFFLWNMIRRMMAAIEAVSKGVRTLDDVDRALNGLEEINFGVARPDALTLVDVVYDWLDFSEAGQDQFESRKREEEFSQGLRRTFFGSL; from the coding sequence ATGAAAAGAGTCCTCGTGAAGATAGCCTACCTGGGCGACGATTTCAACGGGTCGCAGATCCAGCCCAGCGGACGCACCGTGGAATCGGTGGTGCTGGAGAAGCTCACCGTCGTGATGAAGCTGTCACCGGAGGAGCTGGACCTCAAGTTCTCGAGCCGCACGGACAAGGGCGTCAACGCCCTCGGCAACGCCATAGTGTTCAACTCGATATTCGATGACGACGGGCTCATGCTGAAGGCGCTGAACTCCATCGGCCGGGACATCTACTTCAGATCGGTCTGCGACGTAGATCGTGATTTCAACGTGCGCTATGCCACGGGCAGGGTGTACAGGTACGTCCTCCCCTCGGAAGGGATGGATCTGGCACTTGCCAGGGAATGCGCGGACATGTTCCTCGGGGAGCATGACTTCGCAAGGTTCTGCAAGCCGGACAACAAGCCCACCACGGCCAATGTGGAAAGCATAGACATGAGGGAGGAGGACGGTCTCCTCATCATGGAGTTCCGGGCCCGCTTCTTCCTATGGAACATGATACGCAGGATGATGGCGGCCATCGAAGCCGTCTCCAAGGGCGTCCGCACCCTGGACGATGTGGACAGGGCCCTCAACGGCCTCGAGGAGATCAACTTCGGCGTCGCCAGGCCGGATGCGCTCACCCTCGTCGACGTGGTCTATGACTGGCTCGATTTCAGCGAGGCGGGACAGGACCAGTTCGAATCCAGGAAGAGGGAGGAGGAGTTCTCGCAGGGACTTCGCAGGACCTTCTTCGGTTCGCTTTGA
- a CDS encoding NusA family KH domain-containing protein: MSADIVLTEDTLRYIALFEQITKANAIDCMDTEDKLVFVVEKGQGNIAVGKKGEHVIKLKEKTGKNIQVVEYSDDPEQFVKNVFHIYGPQKVVIEQRGNITHATITVDPKLKGRAIGKAGKNLRIARDIVNRHHEIQSISVD; this comes from the coding sequence ATGTCCGCAGATATCGTACTAACCGAGGATACGCTCAGGTACATCGCTCTCTTCGAGCAGATCACCAAAGCAAATGCCATCGACTGCATGGATACCGAGGACAAGCTCGTCTTCGTCGTTGAGAAGGGACAGGGCAACATCGCCGTCGGTAAGAAAGGTGAGCATGTAATCAAGCTCAAGGAGAAGACCGGTAAGAACATCCAGGTCGTCGAATACTCCGACGATCCCGAGCAGTTCGTGAAGAACGTGTTCCACATATACGGTCCTCAGAAGGTCGTTATCGAGCAGCGCGGCAACATCACTCACGCGACAATCACTGTAGATCCCAAGCTCAAGGGCCGGGCGATCGGCAAGGCCGGAAAGAATCTGCGCATCGCTAGGGACATCGTGAACAGGCATCACGAGATCCAGAGCATCAGCGTGGACTGA
- a CDS encoding phosphoribosylamine--glycine ligase PurD: MKVLAVGGGGREHAAVEALHRSGAEIYSVMKNANPGIIARSKKHLLCDEKDLEKVCAFAKENGVKLAYIGPEAPLEVGIVDALEAIGVKCAAPTKAAARIETSKTFMRELVDKYKIKGNLGFAHFDNAKDAEEYLSKIDHEIVVKPVGLTGGKGVKVQGEHLNSFNETMEYVNEIFDANIGGAGVILEEKAIGEEFTQMAFVDGKKVVPMPLVQDHKRAYEGDVGPNTGGMGSYTDCDHLLPFITPSERSEAIAIIQSVIDAMAAEGCPYRGPIYGQFMLTANGPKIIEFNARFGDPEAMNVLTLLKTNFEEVCWQMANGCLSDDIEFNKEATVCKYIVPKGYGVKSESGHEITVDEEGIKNSGAVVYYANVDQKGGKLVTGTSRSIGIVGIGKTLEEAEANCEKAVQYVKCDAIFLRHDIGTRALVQKRVDHMKKLRSV, from the coding sequence ATGAAGGTATTGGCAGTAGGCGGAGGAGGAAGAGAGCACGCGGCGGTCGAGGCGCTGCACAGGTCGGGGGCCGAGATCTACTCGGTCATGAAGAACGCCAACCCCGGCATAATAGCCAGATCCAAGAAGCACCTGCTCTGCGACGAGAAGGACCTGGAGAAGGTCTGCGCATTCGCCAAGGAGAACGGCGTCAAACTGGCGTACATCGGACCGGAGGCCCCTCTGGAGGTCGGCATAGTCGATGCGCTGGAGGCCATCGGCGTCAAGTGCGCCGCACCCACCAAGGCGGCAGCCAGGATCGAGACCTCGAAGACGTTCATGAGGGAACTCGTGGACAAGTACAAGATCAAGGGCAACCTGGGATTCGCCCACTTCGACAATGCCAAGGATGCGGAGGAGTATCTGAGCAAGATCGACCACGAGATCGTTGTCAAACCCGTCGGGCTTACAGGCGGGAAGGGAGTGAAGGTCCAGGGGGAGCACCTCAACAGCTTCAACGAGACCATGGAATACGTCAACGAGATCTTCGATGCGAACATCGGCGGAGCCGGTGTCATCCTCGAGGAGAAGGCCATCGGAGAGGAGTTCACGCAGATGGCGTTCGTCGACGGCAAGAAGGTCGTCCCCATGCCCCTCGTGCAGGACCATAAGAGGGCCTACGAGGGCGATGTGGGCCCCAACACGGGTGGGATGGGCTCCTACACCGACTGCGACCACCTGCTACCCTTCATCACGCCTTCCGAGAGGAGCGAGGCGATAGCGATCATCCAATCCGTAATCGATGCCATGGCGGCGGAGGGATGTCCCTACCGCGGACCCATCTACGGACAGTTCATGCTCACGGCCAACGGACCCAAGATCATCGAGTTCAACGCTAGGTTCGGGGACCCCGAGGCGATGAACGTCCTCACGCTCCTGAAGACCAACTTCGAGGAGGTCTGCTGGCAGATGGCCAACGGATGCCTGAGCGACGACATCGAGTTCAACAAGGAGGCCACCGTCTGCAAGTACATCGTGCCCAAGGGATACGGTGTCAAATCCGAATCCGGCCACGAGATCACAGTGGACGAAGAGGGCATCAAGAACAGCGGCGCAGTCGTCTACTACGCCAACGTGGACCAGAAGGGCGGGAAGCTCGTCACCGGTACATCCAGATCCATCGGTATCGTCGGTATCGGCAAGACCCTCGAGGAGGCCGAGGCCAACTGCGAGAAGGCCGTCCAGTACGTCAAGTGCGACGCGATCTTCCTGCGTCACGACATCGGTACCAGGGCCCTCGTCCAGAAGAGGGTCGACCACATGAAGAAGCTCCGTTCGGTATGA
- a CDS encoding orotidine 5'-phosphate decarboxylase PyrF — MKMDSRLVLALDETDGKKAMAVAESVSDIVDAIKINWPLVLSEGPQMITRLSELTDVICDFKVADIPNTVRLIVENAVSRGASAVIVHAFTGDDSLKAAVEAAGEAEIYAVTEMSHPGGKMFTALHAEEMARLGVECGVKGFIAPATRPERIADIRRIIGDLKILSPGVGAQGGKASDAISAGATYAIVGRAIYGSDDPRASAKSFADDIMTVL, encoded by the coding sequence ATGAAGATGGACAGCAGGCTCGTGCTCGCTCTCGACGAGACGGACGGCAAGAAGGCAATGGCAGTGGCGGAATCGGTCAGCGACATAGTGGACGCGATCAAGATCAACTGGCCCCTGGTACTGTCCGAAGGCCCCCAGATGATCACGAGGCTGTCCGAGCTCACTGACGTCATCTGCGACTTCAAGGTCGCGGACATCCCAAACACCGTGAGGCTCATCGTCGAGAACGCGGTCTCCAGGGGAGCATCCGCTGTCATTGTCCACGCGTTCACCGGGGACGATTCCCTGAAAGCGGCAGTCGAGGCCGCAGGCGAGGCCGAGATCTATGCGGTCACCGAGATGAGCCATCCCGGCGGCAAGATGTTCACCGCCCTCCATGCGGAGGAGATGGCCAGGCTAGGGGTCGAGTGCGGGGTGAAGGGATTCATCGCACCCGCGACACGTCCCGAGAGGATCGCCGACATCCGCAGGATCATCGGCGATCTGAAGATCCTGTCCCCCGGAGTGGGTGCGCAGGGCGGCAAGGCCTCCGATGCCATCAGCGCAGGTGCCACATACGCCATCGTCGGCCGTGCGATCTACGGCTCCGACGACCCCCGCGCGTCCGCAAAATCCTTCGCGGACGATATAATGACGGTGCTTTGA
- a CDS encoding radical SAM domain-containing protein, with amino-acid sequence MLKRMECDSACNGHVAVGCEHCIEGSKIVLLVTGQCKWGCYYCPVSLEKKGLDVIYANEAKVSSDEEIVAEAEAMEATGTGITGGDPLLNIDRTVHMIELLKSRFGKDHHIHLYTATFDIDKVKRLEAAGLDEIRFHPMVSMWTHMQDTRLKDIVDSTSMDVGIEVPAIPGKEDELCELISYADSVGVKFVNLNELEFSESNWDMMAANSFEVKDDISSAVRGSEETAMAVMKRNKRSNIHFCSSAFKDGVQLRKRLIRRAEHICTDYQAVTEDGTLVRGFVYGKDLDGIVSKLRELDVPDDLFVVLSDKVEVAPWVLDELADEIGFKCYISEQYPTADGLEVERTPLN; translated from the coding sequence ATGCTCAAGAGGATGGAATGCGATTCCGCCTGCAACGGACACGTCGCCGTGGGATGCGAACACTGCATCGAGGGTTCGAAGATTGTGCTCCTGGTCACTGGCCAGTGCAAATGGGGTTGCTACTACTGCCCCGTATCCCTAGAGAAGAAGGGACTGGACGTCATCTACGCCAACGAGGCCAAGGTGTCATCCGACGAGGAGATCGTCGCCGAGGCGGAGGCCATGGAGGCCACCGGCACGGGGATCACCGGAGGCGACCCCCTGCTGAACATCGACCGCACCGTCCACATGATAGAGCTCCTGAAGTCCAGGTTCGGCAAGGACCACCACATCCACCTGTACACCGCGACCTTCGACATCGACAAGGTCAAGAGGCTCGAGGCCGCAGGCCTGGACGAGATCCGCTTCCACCCCATGGTGTCCATGTGGACCCACATGCAGGACACCCGCCTGAAGGATATCGTGGACTCCACATCCATGGACGTCGGTATCGAGGTCCCCGCCATACCGGGGAAGGAGGACGAGCTGTGCGAGCTCATCTCCTACGCCGATTCCGTCGGCGTGAAATTCGTGAACCTCAACGAGCTGGAGTTCTCCGAGAGCAACTGGGATATGATGGCCGCCAATTCCTTCGAGGTCAAGGACGACATCTCGTCTGCCGTCAGGGGTTCCGAGGAGACGGCGATGGCCGTCATGAAGAGGAACAAGAGGTCGAACATCCACTTCTGCTCATCGGCCTTCAAGGACGGTGTTCAGCTCAGGAAGAGGCTCATCCGCCGCGCCGAGCACATCTGCACTGACTATCAGGCAGTCACCGAGGACGGCACCCTCGTGAGGGGATTCGTCTACGGGAAGGACCTCGACGGCATCGTCTCGAAGCTCAGGGAACTAGATGTTCCAGATGATCTTTTTGTGGTGCTTTCCGACAAGGTCGAGGTGGCCCCTTGGGTGCTCGACGAGCTCGCCGACGAGATCGGTTTCAAGTGCTACATCTCGGAACAGTACCCCACGGCGGACGGCCTCGAGGTCGAGAGGACCCCGCTCAACTGA
- a CDS encoding ribosomal protein L30e Rpl30e yields MSEVDISRALKSAITTGKVQFGLDQTMKAVKAGQAQMIILARNCPCQELKDADVKIHIYEGNNMELGALCGKPFSVSALAIIDKGSSNILTL; encoded by the coding sequence ATGAGCGAAGTAGACATAAGCAGAGCTTTGAAGTCCGCCATCACCACCGGAAAGGTGCAGTTCGGACTCGATCAGACTATGAAAGCAGTGAAGGCCGGTCAGGCCCAGATGATCATCCTTGCAAGGAACTGTCCCTGCCAGGAACTGAAGGACGCGGATGTGAAGATCCACATCTACGAGGGAAACAACATGGAGCTCGGCGCTCTTTGTGGAAAACCGTTCTCCGTATCTGCCCTTGCGATCATCGACAAAGGTAGCTCCAACATCTTAACGCTGTGA